One segment of Belonocnema kinseyi isolate 2016_QV_RU_SX_M_011 chromosome 7, B_treatae_v1, whole genome shotgun sequence DNA contains the following:
- the LOC117176841 gene encoding proton-coupled amino acid transporter-like protein pathetic, translated as MKETNIHKAEKSQEKKNAEISANKFLQWIHKVQNGSPDVETGQPTEDGKTFNPFLERNVENPTTDGDTLTHLLKASLGTGILAMPVAFKNAGLFMGIIATLLVAFVCTHCSYILVKCAHVLYFRTRRTEMGFADVAEAAFATGPKWSKKFAKSFRYFIQICLFVTYFGASSVYAVIITKNFQQVLEYYTQAEVNERLLIASLLLPIILLCLIPNLKYLAPVSMVANILMGISLGITFYYLVINLHPLSEIPKMAPVGNFPTFFSITIFAMEAIGVMMPLENSMETPQNFIGIFGVLNKGMAGVTIIYILLGFLGYCAYPDNTADSITLNLPINEIPAQIVKIFIGLAVFCTFSLQFYVCIEIGWNAIKDRFEKKPVLANYILRTILATGAVLLAVAVPTIGPFIGLIGAFCFSILGLLVPVIIEMITFWNIGYGPGNWMVWKNVIICIVGFIALVVGSKSAIADILAIYSGGNAIVQETTLESVFNNTTEDLFATISA; from the exons ACACAAAGTCCAAAATGGTTCTCCTGATGTGGAAACTGGACAGCCAACTGAAGATGGAAAAACCTTTAACCCCTTTCTGGAACGAAACGTGGAAAATCCAACAAC AGACGGTGATACATTAACACATTTGCTAAAAGCAAGTCTAGGAACTGGAATTCTGGCGATGCCAGTTGCATTTAAAAACGCTGGACTTTTTATGGGAATAATTGCAACTCTTCTCGTAGCTTTTGTGTGCACTCATTGTTCTTATATTCTCGTGAAATGTGCTCACGTTTTGTACTTCAGAACGAGAAGAACAGAAATGGGTTTTGCCGATGTTGCTGAAGCTGCTTTTGCAACTGGTCCTAAATGGTCGAAAAAATTCGCAAAGTCCTTTAG ATATTTCATACAAATTTGCCTCTTCGTAACTTATTTCGGAGCCTCTAGTGTCTATGCAGTgatcattacaaaaaattttcaacaagttctGGAATATTACACTCAAGCTGAAGTGAACGAGCGACTTTTGATAGCATCTTTATTGTTGCCGATAATTCTTTTGTGTTTGATCccaaatttaaaatacttggcTCCTGTTTCCATGGTGGCAAATATATTAATGGGAATCAGTTTGGGAATTACTTTTTACTATTTGGTGATAAATCTTCACCCTTTGAGTGAAATTCCTAAGATGGCCCCAGTCGGAAATTTTCCGACGTTTTTCAGTATCACTATTTTTGCTATGGAagctattg gtgtGATGATGCCTCTCGAAAACAGCATGGAAACTCCACAAAACTTCATTGGAATTTTCGGTGTTCTTAACAAAGGAATGGCTGGAGTTACTATAATTTATATTCTCCTTGGATTTTTGGGATATTGTGCCTATCCTGATAACACAGCTGATTCGATTACTTTGAACCTTCCAATCAATGAAAT ccctGCTCAAATTGTGAAAATATTCATTGGACTCGCTGTCTTCTGCACTTTTAGTCTTCAGTTTTACGTCTGTATCGAAATTGGATGGAATGCTATTAAagatcgatttgaaaaaaaaccagTCCTTGCAAATTATATATTGAGAACCATTCTTGCAACCGGCGCAG ttctgcTGGCAGTTGCTGTCCCAACTATTGGGCCATTTATAGGACTAATAGGGGCATTTTGTTTTTCCATCCTCGGACTTCTAGTTCCAGTTATCATCGAAATGATTACTTTTTGGAATATTGGTTATGGACCAGGAAACTGGATGGTTTGGAAGAATGTGATAATTTGCATAGTTGGCTTTATCGCTTTAGTGGTCGGATCTAAAAGTGCTATTGCAGATATCCTGGCCATATATTCCGGAGGAAATGCAATAGTTCAAGAAACAACACTGGAATCTGTTTTCAATAATACTACTGAAGATCTATTTGCAACTATAAGTGCCTAA
- the LOC117176842 gene encoding DNA-directed RNA polymerases I, II, and III subunit RPABC5, protein MIIPVRCFTCGKVLGNKWEAYLGLLQAEYTEGDALDSLGLKRYCCRRMLLGHVDLIEKLLNYAPLEK, encoded by the exons ATGATTATTCCTGTGCGTTGCTTTACATGCGGCAAAGTATTAGGGAATAAGTGGGAGGCTTACCTTGGTCTTCTACAAGCAGAATACACAGAAGG AGATGCGCTCGATTCACTGGGCCTGAAAAGATATTGCTGCCGTAGAATGTTGCTGGGTCACGTGGATTTGATTGAAAAACTTCTCAATTACGCACCACTggaaaaataa